The following coding sequences are from one Methanobacterium bryantii window:
- a CDS encoding 50S ribosomal protein L23, producing the protein MDPYSIIIKPHLTEKSMNAIDQKNELTFAVLRTARKSEIKNAFEDLYAVKVERVNTQVTSKGVKIAYIKLAAEHSAEDIAVKMGVF; encoded by the coding sequence ATGGATCCTTATTCAATAATAATAAAACCTCATTTAACAGAAAAAAGTATGAATGCAATTGATCAAAAAAATGAACTAACCTTTGCAGTATTAAGGACTGCTAGAAAGTCTGAGATCAAAAATGCATTTGAAGACCTTTACGCTGTTAAAGTGGAAAGAGTAAACACACAGGTTACATCTAAGGGTGTAAAAATAGCCTATATTAAATTGGCAGCAGAACATAGCGCAGAGGATATAGCAGTTAAAATGGGAGTATTCTAA
- the rplX gene encoding 50S ribosomal protein L24, with protein MSKQPRKQRKFLHKAPLHVRHNLMSVTLSDELREQYGKRSIPVRKGDTVQVMRGDFKDHEGKVEKVDIKNYRVLIEGASVQKPDGNQVYHSVHPSNLRIVELDLDDDERNEIVERKG; from the coding sequence ATGTCAAAACAACCAAGAAAACAGAGGAAATTCCTCCATAAAGCACCTTTACACGTACGTCATAATTTAATGAGTGTAACATTAAGTGACGAACTCAGGGAACAATACGGAAAAAGATCAATCCCTGTAAGAAAAGGTGATACTGTACAGGTAATGCGCGGTGACTTTAAAGATCACGAAGGAAAAGTTGAAAAAGTCGACATTAAAAATTATAGGGTCCTTATAGAAGGAGCTTCTGTACAGAAACCAGATGGGAATCAAGTTTATCACTCAGTACATCCATCCAACTTAAGAATAGTTGAACTGGATCTTGATGATGACGAAAGAAATGAAATAGTAGAAAGGAAGGGATAA
- a CDS encoding 30S ribosomal protein S4e, giving the protein MAIMGSRKHLKRFKAPKHWPIHPKENKWTTKPNAGPHAIEGSLPLLLIVRDILGVADNAREAKRIINNGEILVDGRARKDYKFPVGFMDVIEIPKSEKVYRVLPDEKGRLTLHSIVAENKDFKLCKITEKTTISGGKTQLNLHDGRNHIVDNGYKVGDVVILKVPEQEITDSIDFVKGNIGLITGGKHTGEIGRIKEINITKSSMPNTVEMETEDKKTFLTLKDYVFVIGKEEPAIALPGGK; this is encoded by the coding sequence ATGGCAATAATGGGATCAAGAAAACATCTTAAACGTTTCAAAGCACCAAAACACTGGCCAATTCATCCAAAAGAAAATAAATGGACCACCAAACCAAATGCAGGTCCACATGCTATAGAAGGATCATTACCTTTACTCCTTATAGTTCGTGATATCCTCGGCGTTGCTGATAACGCAAGGGAAGCAAAAAGAATTATAAACAACGGTGAAATTCTTGTAGATGGGAGAGCAAGAAAAGATTACAAGTTCCCTGTTGGATTTATGGATGTAATTGAAATTCCAAAATCTGAAAAAGTTTACAGGGTTTTACCTGATGAAAAAGGAAGGTTAACACTCCACTCCATTGTTGCAGAAAATAAAGATTTTAAACTCTGCAAAATTACAGAAAAAACCACCATATCTGGAGGAAAAACTCAACTCAACCTCCATGATGGAAGAAATCATATTGTAGACAATGGATACAAAGTTGGGGATGTAGTAATTCTTAAAGTTCCAGAACAGGAAATAACAGACAGTATTGACTTTGTAAAAGGCAATATAGGTCTTATAACTGGTGGTAAACACACTGGTGAAATTGGTAGAATAAAAGAAATTAACATAACTAAATCTTCAATGCCTAACACTGTTGAAATGGAAACTGAAGATAAAAAAACTTTCCTTACCTTAAAAGATTACGTTTTTGTAATCGGTAAAGAAGAACCAGCAATTGCACTTCCTGGAGGTAAATAG
- the yciH gene encoding stress response translation initiation inhibitor YciH yields the protein MKVCEICGLPEELCVCEEIAREIQKVKVYTVRRRFGKLMTIVEGIDEHDIDIRELTKELKAKCACGGTAKKGQIELQGDHKQKVKQVLANMGFSSDTIEIR from the coding sequence ATGAAAGTCTGTGAAATATGTGGTCTTCCAGAAGAACTTTGTGTCTGTGAGGAAATAGCTCGAGAGATTCAGAAAGTTAAAGTATACACAGTAAGAAGGCGATTCGGAAAGCTTATGACCATCGTAGAAGGTATAGATGAGCACGATATTGATATTAGGGAACTGACAAAAGAACTTAAGGCAAAATGTGCCTGTGGAGGAACAGCTAAAAAAGGTCAGATTGAGCTTCAAGGGGATCATAAACAGAAGGTCAAACAGGTTCTGGCTAATATGGGTTTTTCTTCAGATACCATAGAGATAAGATAA
- the rnp1 gene encoding ribonuclease P protein component 1, whose amino-acid sequence MITPKNIFRHELIGLPVKIAGSTHEEFIGIKGKVVDETKSTIRIETDSTEKIIPKGVATFHFYLPDGSIVEVEGKIIIARPEDRIKKKFRKFW is encoded by the coding sequence ATGATAACTCCTAAAAACATATTTCGTCATGAGTTAATTGGGCTCCCTGTGAAGATTGCAGGCAGCACTCATGAAGAATTTATTGGAATCAAAGGAAAAGTTGTTGACGAAACTAAGAGTACTATTCGAATTGAAACGGATAGCACTGAAAAAATAATTCCCAAGGGAGTTGCAACTTTTCATTTTTATTTGCCTGATGGCAGTATTGTTGAAGTAGAGGGTAAGATTATCATTGCTCGCCCTGAAGATAGAATAAAAAAGAAATTCCGGAAATTTTGGTGA
- a CDS encoding 30S ribosomal protein S17, producing the protein MIGIDVTEPKEKCEDPNCPFHGTLPVRGQILEGIVTSNKAERTITVERSFYKFIRKYERYEKRKSKIQAHLPDCIDVNVGDSVKIAECRPLSKTKNFVVIEVKGDK; encoded by the coding sequence ATGATAGGTATCGACGTTACAGAACCTAAAGAAAAATGTGAAGATCCTAACTGTCCGTTTCATGGCACTCTTCCTGTAAGAGGCCAAATATTAGAAGGTATAGTTACAAGTAACAAGGCAGAAAGGACAATTACAGTAGAAAGAAGTTTCTACAAATTTATTCGAAAATACGAAAGATATGAAAAAAGGAAATCAAAAATACAAGCACACCTACCAGACTGCATAGACGTTAACGTAGGCGATTCAGTAAAAATTGCAGAATGCAGACCACTAAGTAAAACAAAAAATTTTGTGGTTATCGAAGTCAAGGGAGATAAGTAA
- the rpl3p gene encoding 50S ribosomal protein L3: MTRHHQPRSGSVAFSPRKRASKQSPRIKSWPNVEETGLLGFAGYKVGMTHVMMTDNRKNSPTEGMEISTPVTVLEVPPVVVMGIRAYEKTTYGLKTMIDIMASDLSEDLRRKIPLPEEYDTDSNLNKLNENIDKVFDIRVLIHTNPKATSVPKKKPEIIECGLGGATVAEKLEYATSILGTKINAADVFSDGEHVDSIAITKGKGFQGPVKRWGIRIQYGKAARSSKGRHVGSLGPWSPERTMWTVPQAGQMGYHKRTEYNKQILKIADASEADAVNPEGGFVKYGLVKNNYVLVKGSLPGPSKRLVILRKAFRPHGKHNDAPEISYISTASKQGV, encoded by the coding sequence ATGACTAGACATCACCAACCAAGATCAGGATCAGTTGCATTTAGTCCTAGAAAAAGAGCATCTAAACAATCACCAAGGATTAAATCCTGGCCTAATGTTGAAGAAACTGGGTTGCTCGGATTTGCAGGATATAAAGTGGGAATGACCCACGTAATGATGACTGACAACAGGAAAAATTCACCAACAGAAGGAATGGAAATATCCACACCGGTGACGGTATTGGAAGTGCCACCTGTTGTTGTAATGGGTATAAGAGCATATGAAAAGACAACTTATGGGCTTAAAACCATGATTGATATTATGGCAAGTGATTTAAGTGAAGATCTCAGGCGTAAAATACCATTACCTGAAGAATATGATACTGATTCTAATTTAAACAAATTAAATGAAAATATTGATAAAGTTTTTGATATACGTGTTTTGATACATACCAATCCTAAAGCTACGAGTGTTCCTAAGAAAAAACCTGAAATAATAGAATGTGGACTTGGTGGAGCAACAGTTGCTGAAAAACTGGAGTATGCTACAAGTATTCTTGGAACTAAAATAAATGCCGCTGACGTTTTTTCTGATGGGGAACATGTGGACTCCATAGCAATTACTAAAGGTAAAGGATTCCAGGGACCTGTTAAAAGATGGGGTATCCGGATTCAGTACGGAAAAGCTGCAAGAAGTAGTAAAGGAAGACACGTAGGTTCATTAGGTCCATGGTCACCAGAAAGGACTATGTGGACAGTTCCACAAGCAGGTCAAATGGGATATCATAAAAGGACTGAGTATAATAAACAGATCCTTAAGATTGCAGATGCATCCGAAGCAGATGCCGTAAATCCTGAAGGTGGATTTGTTAAATACGGTCTCGTGAAAAACAATTATGTTCTAGTGAAAGGATCACTTCCAGGCCCATCAAAAAGACTCGTAATACTTAGAAAAGCATTCAGGCCTCATGGAAAACATAATGATGCACCTGAAATATCGTACATATCAACTGCTTCAAAACAGGGAGTCTAA
- the rpl4p gene encoding 50S ribosomal protein L4 gives MKKIKVYSLEGEVIDEIKLPDIFNEEFRPDIIKRAVISSQTARIQPWGTDPMAGKRTTAESYGSGRGAAMVPRVKGSRHPAGSKAAFVPQAVGGRKAHPPRPIKVYHEKINRKERRLAIRSAIAATTNKELVENRGHKIENVPQVPFVIDDELAKIKSTKETREIFKKLGIMDDIVRAKTGKTIRAGKGKMRGRKYKVPKGPLIVVGEDKGISLGARNHPGVDIVSVENLNTELLAPGTHPGRFTIFTRSAIEKIGELFQ, from the coding sequence ATGAAAAAGATCAAGGTTTATTCACTGGAAGGCGAAGTCATAGACGAAATCAAGCTACCTGATATTTTCAACGAAGAATTTAGACCAGACATCATTAAAAGAGCAGTCATTTCTTCACAAACAGCAAGGATTCAACCATGGGGTACAGACCCTATGGCAGGAAAAAGAACAACTGCAGAATCTTACGGTTCTGGTCGTGGTGCAGCAATGGTGCCTCGTGTAAAAGGAAGCAGACACCCTGCAGGTTCTAAAGCAGCATTTGTACCTCAAGCTGTAGGTGGTAGAAAAGCACACCCACCAAGGCCTATAAAGGTTTACCATGAGAAAATAAACAGGAAAGAAAGAAGATTAGCAATAAGATCAGCAATTGCTGCAACTACAAACAAAGAATTGGTAGAAAACAGAGGACACAAAATTGAAAATGTGCCTCAGGTTCCGTTTGTAATTGATGATGAATTAGCTAAAATTAAAAGCACTAAAGAAACAAGAGAAATATTTAAAAAACTTGGAATAATGGATGACATTGTCAGAGCCAAAACCGGTAAAACAATTAGAGCCGGAAAAGGTAAAATGAGGGGTAGGAAATACAAAGTACCAAAAGGACCACTAATAGTTGTTGGGGAAGATAAAGGAATAAGTTTAGGTGCAAGAAACCACCCTGGCGTTGACATTGTATCTGTTGAAAATTTAAACACCGAACTTTTAGCACCAGGTACACATCCTGGAAGATTTACAATATTCACTAGATCTGCAATTGAAAAGATAGGTGAACTTTTCCAATAA
- a CDS encoding 50S ribosomal protein L14 produces MKAISSNVTRVLPIGARLQCVDNTGAREVEIVSVKGYKGVRRRLAIAGVGDMIIVSVKKGTVDMRKEVMTAVVVRQKKEYKRADGLRVKFEDNAAVIISPEGVLKGSEIRGPVAKEAAERWPGIGSAASTIV; encoded by the coding sequence ATGAAAGCTATCAGCTCAAATGTTACAAGAGTTTTACCTATCGGTGCCAGACTTCAATGCGTTGACAACACAGGTGCAAGAGAAGTTGAAATAGTATCTGTTAAAGGATACAAAGGTGTAAGACGAAGACTTGCAATTGCTGGTGTTGGTGATATGATCATAGTTTCTGTTAAAAAAGGAACTGTAGACATGAGAAAAGAAGTCATGACTGCAGTAGTCGTAAGACAGAAAAAAGAATATAAAAGGGCAGATGGCCTAAGGGTTAAATTTGAAGATAATGCAGCAGTTATAATTAGCCCTGAAGGTGTTTTAAAGGGTTCTGAAATAAGAGGTCCAGTTGCAAAAGAAGCAGCTGAAAGATGGCCTGGTATCGGAAGCGCTGCAAGTACAATAGTTTAA
- the rplV gene encoding 50S ribosomal protein L22 — MAKINYAFTDDDKSKTAKALGRSLKISPKHAVEICNKIRGMKVEKAEAYLEDVIEMKTAVPFKRHNKKVGHKRGIGGWPTGRYPVKAAKQILDILKNAEANAEYKGLDTENLKIMHISSHRGYVIRGWTPRAFGRASPFNTPTTHVQIVLGEA; from the coding sequence ATGGCAAAGATTAACTACGCTTTTACAGACGACGATAAGTCTAAAACAGCAAAAGCTCTTGGAAGATCTCTTAAGATCTCTCCAAAACATGCTGTTGAGATATGTAACAAGATAAGAGGAATGAAGGTAGAAAAAGCTGAAGCTTACCTTGAAGACGTAATTGAAATGAAAACTGCGGTTCCATTTAAAAGGCATAACAAAAAAGTAGGTCACAAAAGAGGAATTGGGGGATGGCCAACTGGTAGATATCCAGTTAAAGCTGCAAAACAGATCCTTGACATACTCAAAAATGCTGAAGCAAACGCTGAATATAAAGGCCTTGATACAGAAAATCTCAAGATAATGCATATATCCAGCCACAGGGGATATGTAATACGAGGATGGACCCCAAGAGCTTTCGGAAGGGCTAGCCCATTTAACACACCAACTACACACGTACAAATTGTTCTAGGGGAGGCATAG
- a CDS encoding METTL5 family protein — MSKKITITKKRHLEMMLQQIPPHKSPKVHLEQYTTPSNIASDILWNAYSLGDIKDKKVVDLGCGTGIFTIGSVLLGASEVAGVDIDHESVEIARTQASKMGVKDNIEFISKDIQDFTGNADTVIQNPPFGAQKVKRKEADRIFMTKSMEIAPVVYSFHILETESFVERFFNKLGGCITHKFSYSFPIPRTYHFHEKEKIDIDVIVLRIQKEE, encoded by the coding sequence ATGAGTAAAAAAATAACAATTACCAAAAAAAGACATCTTGAAATGATGCTTCAACAAATTCCTCCTCACAAATCTCCAAAAGTCCATTTGGAACAGTATACGACGCCTTCAAACATTGCTTCTGATATTTTGTGGAATGCATACTCTTTGGGGGATATAAAAGATAAAAAAGTAGTTGATTTGGGCTGCGGTACTGGTATATTTACTATTGGCTCTGTTTTACTTGGGGCAAGTGAAGTCGCTGGTGTGGATATTGATCATGAATCAGTAGAAATTGCAAGAACACAAGCATCAAAAATGGGTGTTAAAGATAATATAGAATTCATTTCAAAAGATATTCAAGATTTTACTGGAAATGCCGATACTGTGATTCAGAACCCTCCGTTTGGAGCACAAAAAGTAAAAAGAAAAGAAGCAGATAGAATTTTCATGACCAAATCTATGGAAATTGCTCCTGTTGTATATTCATTTCATATACTTGAGACGGAATCATTTGTAGAAAGATTCTTTAATAAATTGGGCGGTTGCATAACACATAAATTCTCTTATAGTTTTCCCATACCCCGCACTTATCATTTTCATGAAAAGGAAAAGATAGATATAGATGTGATTGTGCTGCGGATTCAAAAGGAGGAATAG
- a CDS encoding 50S ribosomal protein L5 → MNPMEEVKIAKATVNIGVGESGERLARAEKLLSSITGQQPVRTYSKVTNPEFGIRKGQPIACKVTLRGEKADKAIKMVLEGIERRIRATQFDAQGNLSFGIHEHIDIPGMRYDPDIGIFGMDVSITFEKPGYRINRRKIQRRKVPDKHKVTKEDSIKFMEENFQVKILTKGD, encoded by the coding sequence ATGAACCCTATGGAAGAAGTGAAAATAGCCAAAGCAACCGTTAACATAGGTGTCGGTGAAAGTGGAGAAAGGCTTGCAAGGGCTGAAAAATTATTATCAAGCATAACAGGCCAACAACCTGTACGTACTTATTCTAAAGTTACAAACCCTGAATTTGGTATCAGAAAAGGGCAGCCTATCGCATGTAAAGTTACACTGCGTGGTGAAAAAGCTGATAAAGCTATTAAAATGGTACTGGAAGGTATTGAAAGAAGGATAAGAGCAACTCAATTTGATGCTCAAGGCAATCTTTCATTTGGAATACACGAACACATAGATATTCCTGGAATGCGTTATGATCCAGATATTGGTATATTTGGAATGGATGTTTCCATAACCTTCGAAAAACCAGGTTACAGGATAAACCGAAGGAAAATACAGAGGAGAAAAGTTCCAGATAAACATAAAGTCACTAAAGAAGACTCTATCAAATTTATGGAAGAAAATTTCCAGGTTAAAATATTAACTAAAGGTGATTAA
- a CDS encoding 50S ribosomal protein L2 translates to MGKRLISQRRGRGTPTHRSASHRFKGKIEYRSYDSIEKEGSLKGKIADIIHDPGRSAPVALVKFENGEKLLVLAPESVQINDDIEFGVSAPIKAGNALPLAQIPEGTPLYNLEKNPGDGGKFVKSSGTYASLITHDVGKAIVELPSGELKAFNPACRATIGVVAGGGRKEKPFLKAGNRFYALNAKGKKNVSVRGVAMNAVDHPHGGGNRQHPGRPTTVSRHAPAGRKVGSIAAKRTGRRR, encoded by the coding sequence ATGGGAAAACGTTTGATATCACAGAGGAGAGGACGGGGAACCCCTACTCACAGAAGTGCATCGCATCGATTTAAAGGAAAAATCGAATACCGATCATATGACAGTATAGAGAAAGAAGGCAGTTTAAAAGGAAAAATTGCCGACATTATTCATGACCCTGGAAGAAGTGCACCAGTGGCATTAGTAAAGTTTGAAAATGGCGAAAAGTTACTTGTTTTAGCGCCGGAAAGTGTACAAATAAATGATGATATAGAATTTGGAGTTTCAGCACCAATAAAGGCTGGAAATGCATTACCACTTGCACAAATTCCAGAAGGTACACCATTATATAATCTTGAAAAAAATCCAGGAGATGGCGGAAAATTCGTTAAATCATCTGGTACTTACGCTTCTTTAATAACCCATGATGTAGGAAAGGCAATCGTTGAATTGCCATCTGGAGAATTGAAAGCATTCAACCCTGCCTGTAGAGCAACAATCGGAGTCGTTGCTGGAGGGGGAAGAAAGGAAAAACCATTCCTCAAAGCTGGAAACAGATTCTATGCTTTAAATGCTAAAGGTAAAAAGAATGTTAGTGTTAGAGGAGTAGCAATGAATGCTGTAGATCACCCACACGGTGGTGGAAACAGACAACATCCAGGAAGGCCAACTACAGTTTCAAGACATGCGCCAGCAGGAAGAAAAGTTGGTTCAATTGCTGCTAAGAGAACAGGGCGAAGAAGATAA
- a CDS encoding acetyl-CoA carboxylase biotin carboxylase subunit — protein MFNKILIANRGEIAIRVMRACKELGVKSVAVYSDADSNSLFAKYANEAYNIGNPSPSQSYLNIEKIIDVAEKSGAEAIHPGYGFLAENPKLGFECEKHGIKLIGPNGSIIEAMGSKIESKKLMEKAGVPVVPGTAKGITDIDEAVDIAESIGYPVIVKASAGGGGIGMRTVYEEDELVRAIESTQSVAASAFGDSTIYIEKYIEEPRHIEFQILADEHGNTIHAADRECSIQRRHQKLIEEAPSPIMTEELREEMGSAAVKAASSIGYTNAGTVEFLYSNGEFYFLEMNTRIQVEHPITEIITGIDLVKEQLKIASGEELCCRQEDITVRGHAIECRINAEDPMNDFAPNPGKITGYRSPGGIGVRVDSGVYMNYTIPSFYDSMISKLIVYGMTRDECIARMRRALNEYIILGVKTTIPFHKSMMLSESFIKAKLHTHFVDEYRDEIMGHMAQVMKADEKIAARLKSTFLPSPKIAAVSAAVNSYVTNLNNSKKEL, from the coding sequence ATGTTTAATAAAATACTGATTGCTAATCGTGGTGAAATTGCAATAAGAGTAATGAGAGCATGTAAAGAGCTCGGTGTAAAAAGCGTCGCTGTATACTCTGATGCAGATTCAAATTCTCTTTTTGCAAAATATGCTAATGAAGCTTATAACATAGGAAATCCAAGCCCATCACAGAGTTATCTGAACATCGAAAAGATAATCGATGTTGCAGAAAAAAGTGGTGCTGAAGCAATTCATCCAGGTTACGGATTTTTAGCCGAAAATCCTAAATTAGGATTTGAATGTGAAAAGCATGGTATCAAATTAATAGGGCCTAACGGATCTATTATAGAAGCCATGGGAAGTAAAATTGAGTCTAAAAAGTTAATGGAAAAAGCAGGAGTACCTGTTGTTCCAGGTACTGCCAAAGGAATAACTGACATTGATGAAGCAGTTGACATAGCAGAATCAATCGGATACCCTGTCATTGTAAAAGCATCTGCAGGAGGTGGAGGAATTGGAATGCGTACAGTTTACGAAGAAGATGAACTTGTACGTGCAATTGAGTCCACACAGTCAGTTGCAGCCTCCGCATTTGGAGACTCAACCATCTACATTGAAAAATACATAGAAGAACCAAGGCATATTGAATTCCAGATACTTGCAGATGAACACGGAAACACCATTCACGCTGCAGACAGGGAATGTTCAATTCAAAGAAGACATCAAAAATTGATTGAAGAAGCACCTTCCCCAATTATGACCGAAGAACTCAGGGAAGAAATGGGAAGTGCCGCTGTTAAAGCTGCTTCTTCTATAGGTTACACCAATGCAGGAACTGTTGAATTTTTATATTCAAATGGTGAATTTTACTTCCTTGAAATGAACACACGTATACAGGTTGAACATCCTATAACTGAAATAATCACAGGAATAGACCTTGTAAAAGAACAGCTTAAAATAGCATCCGGCGAAGAACTCTGCTGCAGGCAGGAAGACATTACAGTCAGAGGGCATGCCATAGAATGCAGAATAAATGCAGAGGATCCAATGAATGATTTTGCTCCAAATCCAGGTAAAATAACTGGATACCGTTCTCCAGGAGGAATAGGAGTCAGAGTTGACAGCGGAGTTTACATGAATTATACAATACCTTCCTTTTACGATTCCATGATATCCAAACTTATAGTTTATGGAATGACAAGGGATGAATGTATAGCACGTATGAGAAGAGCCCTAAATGAATACATCATACTAGGAGTTAAAACCACTATTCCCTTCCATAAGTCAATGATGCTAAGTGAAAGCTTCATAAAAGCCAAATTACACACTCACTTCGTTGATGAATACCGCGACGAAATCATGGGACACATGGCACAGGTAATGAAAGCAGATGAAAAGATTGCAGCAAGGCTGAAATCTACATTCTTACCATCCCCTAAAATTGCTGCAGTATCTGCTGCCGTAAATAGTTACGTGACAAACTTAAATAATTCCAAAAAGGAATTATAA
- the rpmC gene encoding 50S ribosomal protein L29, with the protein MVILRSKEIREMDIEEAQKKLDELKAEYAKNVSKSSAAGVYDNPGKIKELKRTIARVLTIMNEKQREK; encoded by the coding sequence ATGGTAATATTAAGGAGCAAAGAAATACGTGAAATGGATATTGAGGAAGCCCAGAAAAAACTGGATGAACTCAAAGCAGAATATGCAAAAAATGTTTCAAAAAGTTCTGCAGCCGGAGTTTATGATAACCCTGGAAAAATTAAAGAACTTAAAAGAACAATTGCACGTGTCCTTACCATAATGAACGAAAAACAGAGGGAGAAGTAA
- a CDS encoding putative RNA uridine N3 methyltransferase, with translation MTLRHLSIFIPASITAESKDLRIKTYKVGLIGRSAAIFKADKIVVYNDISDSKEVKFISDVLTYMNTPQYLRKKVFPITRELKNVGILPPLRTPHHPTDEPQVGDYRQGFTVKRTRRGTMVDIGADRLALCREKLSINKIFSFRIVKLSKEHILIEPDKPDSYWGYEVLSTYKDLYESILEVKPDFVIGTSRYAEPITSILDEVKHKIKDAKHLAILFGGPYSGLHELIQGRKNIIDLEVNTVPSQGTATIRTEEAVLTTLSAFNLLLNAENSEN, from the coding sequence ATGACACTAAGACATTTATCCATTTTTATACCTGCCTCAATAACTGCTGAGAGTAAAGATTTGAGGATAAAGACTTACAAGGTAGGGCTGATTGGTAGATCTGCGGCAATATTTAAAGCTGATAAGATTGTTGTTTACAACGATATTTCTGATAGTAAAGAGGTAAAGTTTATTAGTGATGTTCTCACTTATATGAATACGCCTCAATACCTTCGAAAAAAGGTATTTCCAATCACAAGGGAATTAAAAAACGTGGGAATTCTTCCACCGCTTAGAACTCCTCACCATCCTACAGATGAACCTCAAGTGGGCGATTATAGGCAAGGGTTCACCGTAAAAAGGACAAGAAGAGGTACAATGGTCGATATTGGTGCGGATAGACTCGCACTTTGTCGTGAAAAACTCAGCATAAATAAAATATTTAGCTTTCGCATAGTTAAACTTTCGAAAGAACATATATTAATAGAACCAGACAAACCCGATTCTTACTGGGGTTATGAGGTTTTATCTACTTATAAGGACTTGTATGAAAGCATATTAGAAGTAAAACCCGATTTTGTTATTGGAACTTCTAGATATGCAGAGCCCATCACTTCTATTTTAGATGAAGTAAAGCACAAGATAAAAGATGCCAAACATTTGGCTATTTTGTTTGGTGGTCCTTATTCAGGCTTGCATGAACTTATTCAGGGCCGAAAAAACATAATAGATCTTGAAGTAAATACAGTTCCATCTCAAGGAACTGCTACTATAAGGACTGAAGAGGCGGTTTTAACAACTTTATCTGCATTTAATCTACTTTTAAATGCAGAGAACTCGGAAAATTGA
- the rpsS gene encoding 30S ribosomal protein S19: protein MARKEFVYRGYTLEELQQMPLDNVIDLFPSRQRRSLKRGFLPRQKKVLEKIRKLKKDENKGGRPQIIKTHCRDMIVLPEMVGVTFGIYNGKEFTEVTIQPEMIGCYFGEFAPTRKRVEHGDPGMGATRSSMFVPLK, encoded by the coding sequence TTGGCTAGAAAAGAATTTGTATATCGCGGTTATACTTTAGAAGAGTTACAGCAAATGCCATTGGACAACGTTATAGATCTGTTCCCATCCAGACAGAGGAGATCCTTAAAAAGAGGATTTTTACCAAGGCAGAAAAAAGTACTCGAAAAAATTAGAAAATTAAAAAAGGATGAAAACAAGGGCGGAAGACCTCAAATAATTAAAACCCATTGTAGGGATATGATTGTCCTTCCAGAAATGGTTGGAGTAACCTTTGGAATTTACAACGGGAAAGAATTTACTGAAGTTACAATTCAGCCAGAAATGATTGGATGTTACTTCGGAGAATTTGCACCAACAAGAAAACGAGTAGAACACGGAGATCCGGGAATGGGTGCTACAAGGTCATCTATGTTCGTACCTCTTAAATAA